The DNA region GCAAACTTCCAAAAATTAAACTCGAGAAATAGATAATCACAAACATCAAATTGCCCAAATAAGCACTTACAACTGGAGCAAAAAAATAAAGCGTTATCATATTAAAGATCAAATGACCTAAATCGGCATGGAGGAATCCTGAAGTTAACATTCGGAGTTGTTCACCTGATCGAATACTTCCTACGTGAAATTCATATTTTCTAAAAAAAGAATAGTCATTAAAACCTTTGTAACTAAAGAGGACATTGGCTAGTATTATGGCAATCAAAAATGTATTCATATTAAATTTTTATTAGTAGGGTAAATATAAGAATTACTATAGTTGCAAGGTCTAACAAGAGACACTTTATTATGGTTATTCATTTTTAACTTATATTTGCTCCATAAAAATATCGGCATGCAATTTTTAGCTTTTATATTCGCTTACCCATTTCTTTGGTTCATATCCATATTACCCTTCAGAATTTTTTATTTGATTTCTGACCTTATTTATTTAGTGGTTTATTATGTGATAGGTTATCGTAAAAAAACGGTAAAAGAAAATCTGAAAATGACTTTCCCAAATCTTACGGATAAAGAGCGATTGCAAATTGAAAAGAAATTTTACCATCATTTTTGTGATTTATTTATGGAAATGGTCAAAACAATGACCATTTCATCCGAAGAAATGCAGAAAAGATTTAAAATTACCAATCTTGAACTTTTAGAAGAATTTGAAGCTAAAAACCGTAGTATAATGGTTTTAGCTTCACATTATGCTAGTTGGGAATGGTTAATTGCCATAAATCTTAAATCATCTTATCAAGGTGTAGGAGTGTATAAAGAAATTGCTAATCGTTATTTTGACAAACTCGTTAAAGACATACGCTCTGAATACAAAACAGAATTAGTATCTACTATCAAAACCATACCTTTAATGGCTAATAATCAACGAAAAGGTATCTTGTCTTTGTACGGAATGGTTAGTGACCAATCTCCTAAAACTGCACAAATTGCACATTGGGAAAGTTTCATGGGTATTGAAACCCCAGTACACATTGGGCCTGAATTATTATCAAAAAAATACAATCTAAATGTTGTTTTTGCCAAGGTAAGAAAAGTAAAAAGAGGCTATTATGAAGCTACTTTAATCCCAATAACAGACGAACCTAAATCACTACCTAATTACGAAATCATTCACCGCTATATCAAGGAAGTAGAAAAACAAATTTACGAAGCTCCTGAATATTATTTCTGGACTCACAAAAGATGGAAACATAAAAAATCATAAAAGAAAAAAGCTTAGTCTAGAAAGATATTTCGACTAAGCTTTTTTCTTTTATGATCGAATGATAGATTGTGGGGGCTTACATATCAAATCCTAAAGAAAACATCCAAACTCTATTTTGAGCTTTTTGTTCATCATATAAATCACCTAAACCAAGATGGTATCGCACCCCTAAACTAATTCCTGAGTCGGTTTTAATTCCAGCACCAAAGTTCATCCCCCAATCAAAACTATCTGGTTGAAACTC from Flavobacterium nitratireducens includes:
- a CDS encoding lysophospholipid acyltransferase family protein, producing MQFLAFIFAYPFLWFISILPFRIFYLISDLIYLVVYYVIGYRKKTVKENLKMTFPNLTDKERLQIEKKFYHHFCDLFMEMVKTMTISSEEMQKRFKITNLELLEEFEAKNRSIMVLASHYASWEWLIAINLKSSYQGVGVYKEIANRYFDKLVKDIRSEYKTELVSTIKTIPLMANNQRKGILSLYGMVSDQSPKTAQIAHWESFMGIETPVHIGPELLSKKYNLNVVFAKVRKVKRGYYEATLIPITDEPKSLPNYEIIHRYIKEVEKQIYEAPEYYFWTHKRWKHKKS